A part of Dysgonomonadaceae bacterium zrk40 genomic DNA contains:
- a CDS encoding AbrB/MazE/SpoVT family DNA-binding domain-containing protein produces the protein MPQPQASEAREAKLFRNNKSQAVRIPADFELPGDRVLIHREGSRLVIEPAPNKNLLNILARLKPLGPDDQFPDVDETLLPAREIDL, from the coding sequence ATGCCCCAGCCCCAAGCGTCCGAAGCACGCGAAGCCAAGTTGTTTCGCAACAACAAGAGTCAGGCGGTTCGTATCCCGGCCGATTTCGAACTTCCGGGCGACCGTGTGCTGATACATCGGGAGGGAAGCCGACTTGTGATCGAACCTGCCCCCAACAAAAATCTTCTGAACATTCTGGCGCGACTGAAGCCGCTCGGCCCTGATGACCAGTTCCCCGACGTCGATGAGACCCTGCTGCCAGCAAGGGAAATCGACCTTTGA
- a CDS encoding tyrosine-type recombinase/integrase: protein MEISKETTCLDCYLESFEKSLSFQNYKPTTLNNYRCLLRRFGRLLDAEGITPSALTPDLAVELGQRLPATPKSQVKIPNLARLFVTHLIEIGVATRPPLTPAQADRAELLGNFEIYLVRQRGLSPRTIYHVLRFADRFLDYRFGENLLDLPALNVKDIVAFMEYLLTRKRPFRDKTPATHLRSFFQYLFAQGLTTTNLSLCVPRVHRSWGARLPRYLSPEEVEAVVTSVRGNPRRGTRDYAMLLLMARLGLHAPEIIAIQLDDIDWRAGELMVRGKGQQHDRLPIPPDVGEAISEYLREDRSSATTRTLFVTHRAPNRPFKDSQVINAILKEAFAATGVKPPTPYVGSHVLRHSLATNMVRAGASLEEIGDLLRHRSRATKMIYAKLDTEGLRSIAQPWPVAEAAR from the coding sequence ATGGAAATATCCAAGGAAACTACCTGCCTCGATTGCTATCTCGAATCGTTCGAGAAAAGTCTTTCATTCCAAAACTACAAGCCAACCACGCTGAACAACTATCGTTGCCTGCTTCGGCGGTTCGGTCGCTTGCTCGACGCCGAGGGCATCACTCCGTCGGCGTTGACGCCAGACCTTGCCGTCGAGTTGGGGCAGAGATTGCCGGCCACGCCGAAGAGCCAGGTGAAGATCCCCAATCTCGCAAGGCTGTTCGTCACGCACCTGATTGAAATAGGTGTTGCGACACGACCGCCTCTGACGCCCGCGCAGGCCGACCGCGCAGAACTGCTGGGCAACTTCGAAATCTATCTCGTCCGGCAGCGGGGTCTCAGCCCGCGCACGATCTATCATGTGCTCCGGTTCGCGGACCGCTTCCTTGATTATCGCTTCGGCGAGAACCTGCTCGATCTACCAGCGCTGAACGTCAAGGATATCGTGGCGTTCATGGAGTATCTTTTGACGCGCAAGCGGCCGTTCCGCGACAAGACACCGGCCACGCATCTGCGCAGCTTCTTCCAGTATCTGTTCGCTCAGGGCCTCACGACGACCAACCTGTCGCTCTGCGTCCCTCGCGTGCATAGATCCTGGGGCGCAAGGCTCCCTCGATACCTGTCGCCTGAGGAGGTGGAGGCCGTTGTGACCTCGGTGCGCGGCAATCCACGGCGCGGCACCCGTGACTACGCCATGCTGTTGCTGATGGCGCGCCTCGGCCTGCATGCGCCGGAGATCATCGCAATCCAGTTGGATGACATCGACTGGCGCGCCGGCGAACTGATGGTTCGTGGGAAAGGCCAGCAACATGATCGGCTGCCTATCCCGCCGGACGTCGGCGAAGCGATCAGCGAATACCTACGTGAGGATCGCTCCTCCGCAACCACACGCACGCTGTTCGTGACGCATCGAGCACCCAATCGCCCGTTCAAGGACAGCCAGGTCATCAACGCCATATTGAAGGAGGCATTCGCGGCGACGGGCGTGAAGCCGCCAACACCCTACGTCGGATCACATGTTCTACGCCACAGCCTGGCAACGAACATGGTCCGTGCCGGGGCGTCGCTGGAGGAGATCGGCGATCTGCTGCGACATAGGTCGCGGGCGACGAAGATGATCTACGCAAAGCTCGACACGGAGGGTCTGCGTTCCATTGCCCAGCCCTGGCCGGTCG
- a CDS encoding type II toxin-antitoxin system RelE/ParE family toxin gives MIKGFANKQLKALWETGKSKIDARLHKRILLRLDALDAASRPEDLNIPGFNFHSLTGFSPTRYTVHVNGPWCVTFEFENGDAYVVDFEQYH, from the coding sequence ATGATAAAAGGCTTCGCCAACAAGCAACTCAAGGCGCTGTGGGAGACGGGAAAGTCGAAAATAGACGCCCGTCTTCACAAGCGAATCCTGCTGCGCCTCGATGCTTTGGACGCGGCTTCAAGGCCGGAGGATCTAAACATTCCCGGCTTCAATTTTCATAGCCTCACCGGTTTTAGCCCAACCCGCTATACGGTGCATGTCAATGGCCCCTGGTGCGTGACATTCGAGTTCGAGAATGGTGACGCCTATGTGGTCGACTTTGAACAATATCACTGA
- a CDS encoding EamA family transporter, translating into MTQGYVGGVVAILFAAVVWGTTGTAATFAPDVSPAAIGAAAMGIGGMAQALIALRGISRSHAALWDQRRLLMIGAVAVAAYPLAFYASMRLAGVTIGTVITIGSAPLLSALIEYVLDRTDLTARWAIGALVGLIGMTFICVAESASHSEVVGGDNVPLGVTLGLIGGLTYALYSWTARRMMLRGMRSSVAMGATFGLGGLLLMPVLVATGGPFLASWENAAVGMYMATVPMFLGYLCFGYGLARVRSSMATTITLLEPVIAAVLAVIIVGERLPVLGWVGVALVVGCLGIITMPYSRKQIATELGVRSA; encoded by the coding sequence ATGACGCAAGGATATGTCGGGGGAGTTGTCGCGATCCTGTTCGCAGCCGTTGTCTGGGGCACAACCGGGACTGCTGCAACCTTTGCGCCAGATGTCAGCCCTGCAGCCATCGGCGCGGCAGCAATGGGGATTGGTGGGATGGCGCAAGCCTTGATCGCCCTGCGCGGCATCAGCCGTTCCCACGCAGCATTATGGGATCAACGCAGGTTGCTCATGATCGGGGCGGTTGCGGTCGCAGCCTATCCTTTGGCCTTCTATGCCTCGATGAGGTTGGCGGGAGTGACGATTGGAACAGTCATCACCATCGGGTCCGCGCCGCTGCTATCAGCTCTCATTGAATATGTTTTGGATCGGACAGATCTGACAGCACGCTGGGCCATCGGAGCCTTGGTCGGACTGATTGGCATGACTTTCATCTGTGTGGCGGAAAGCGCGTCGCATAGCGAGGTGGTCGGCGGGGACAACGTCCCCCTTGGTGTGACCCTAGGCCTTATCGGAGGGCTAACCTACGCCCTATACTCCTGGACCGCGCGCAGGATGATGCTCCGGGGCATGAGATCATCCGTAGCGATGGGTGCAACCTTCGGACTTGGTGGCCTTCTGCTGATGCCAGTGCTTGTCGCGACAGGTGGGCCATTCCTCGCGTCGTGGGAAAATGCGGCAGTCGGAATGTATATGGCTACCGTGCCAATGTTCCTAGGATATCTGTGTTTCGGCTATGGCCTTGCTCGTGTGCGATCTAGCATGGCAACCACAATTACGCTGCTGGAGCCTGTCATTGCCGCAGTTCTGGCCGTGATCATCGTGGGCGAGCGCTTGCCAGTCCTCGGATGGGTCGGCGTGGCATTGGTCGTGGGATGCCTTGGCATCATCACGATGCCTTATTCACGAAAACAAATAGCGACTGAACTCGGAGTGAGGTCCGCCTGA
- a CDS encoding strawberry notch family protein: MERASGGSDTDGTWLWKHAYEAAECAQVLFLQKYGATMRKQAKTPQQLVTMIETIASLSPSQTKRSDESQALQQFSTPLPIAFAAAHAAAITADDHVLEPSAGTGLLAAFAAIAGADLHLNEISQTRAALLTELFAGSDVTRHDAGTIHDRLNPSVDPSVILMNPPFSAAPGVTRRYRAATAHHLRSALARLRPGGRLVLISGASFTAQSHSWRSFFNDLQQTASVVFTASISGKAYARHGTTVETRLTVFDKVPQTVEPLAFARCETAGELLDLVVEHCPARLATTTSSTTPHPAPAAPALAQIRAKARATVKTSTAHPLDNAEICDVAYQARDDISAGGQGSDEIYEPYEVQTIAIDHAKPHPGELVQSAAMASVQAPLPSYRPRLPAQLIADGVLSAPQLETVIYAGEAHETFLKGTYDVVDDFASIQPAKVEASAFSVEALPEDASKTVLKSARFRRGFFLGDGTGCGKGRQVAAVILDNWLKGRRKALWISRSDKLIEDARRDWQALGGVAADIIPISSFPQGRSIPDQPGILFVTYATLRSQARQDKKSRLAQILDWIGHDFDGVIAFDEAHAMANAVSAKGERGERKPSEQGRVGLLLQNAVPSARVLYVSATGATTVSNLAYASRLGLWQTGDFPFSTRADFIASMEDGGIAAMEVISRDLKALGLYTARLLSFKDVEYEMLVHELTEAQTEIYDAYANAYQIIHQNLEKALEAVGITADGATLNPRAKSAARSAFEGNKQRFFNHLITAMKCPSVLRAIQADIDDGHAPVVQIVSTGEALMERRIAEIPPSEWNDLNVDVTPREYVLDYLNSSFPTQLFEAFEDENGELRSRPVHDANGNPVVSREALEARDELIEHLGALPPVQSALDQIICHFGTEQVAEITGRSRRIVKTRDGRMKLERRPASSNYSETDAFMGDSKKILAFSDAGGTGRSYHADLAATNRRKRVHYLLEAGWRADAAIQGLGRTHRTNQAQPPLFRPCATNVKGEKRFLSTIARRLDSLGAITKGQRQTGGQNMFRPEDNLESDYARAALRRFFSQLYAGKIPSCSLTKFEEVTGLALTDHDGSLRETLPPISQFLNRCLALTIAMQNTVFEAFTQILDGIVEEAIEAGTYEVGLETLTGERFTVKKRVPIYEHGHSKTEILTIERLTRNKPMSLDDARRFLERQPDAQAYLDKKTGDAAIVIPSATWFTEAGDPIRRVQLIQPMFKKAMHRSTLADSSWKPIDRVAFERAWATKVETIPQFDTSTITIVAGLLLPIWQHLPQSNTQVYRLTAEDGERILGRMLTHIDAVNFAAQLGVLDAIKLDPEEVLKALLIGNAQFTLSNKIKLRRSKVMDRHRIEMLDFKPRDLKAFKALGCYTETIAWKTRLFVPDDESVLAKVLEGTKIVAVRERWT, from the coding sequence ATGGAACGAGCCTCAGGTGGTTCCGATACAGACGGAACCTGGCTGTGGAAGCACGCCTACGAAGCTGCCGAATGCGCCCAGGTTCTGTTCCTGCAAAAGTACGGCGCCACCATGCGCAAGCAGGCGAAGACGCCGCAGCAACTGGTGACGATGATCGAGACCATCGCCAGCCTGTCGCCGAGCCAGACGAAGCGCTCCGATGAATCTCAGGCCCTTCAACAATTTTCCACTCCCCTGCCCATAGCATTCGCCGCCGCGCACGCGGCGGCGATCACCGCCGACGACCATGTTCTCGAACCATCGGCCGGCACGGGACTTTTGGCTGCTTTCGCCGCCATAGCCGGCGCAGACCTGCATCTCAACGAGATTTCGCAAACGCGCGCAGCCTTGCTGACTGAGCTGTTCGCCGGATCAGACGTTACCCGCCATGATGCCGGCACAATCCATGACCGGCTCAACCCGTCGGTCGATCCGTCGGTCATTCTCATGAACCCGCCATTTTCGGCCGCCCCGGGCGTCACTCGCCGTTACAGGGCCGCGACCGCGCATCATTTGCGCTCTGCCCTCGCCCGACTTCGCCCTGGCGGCCGCCTTGTGTTGATTTCCGGCGCTTCCTTTACGGCGCAGTCGCATTCGTGGCGCTCGTTCTTCAACGACCTGCAGCAAACGGCTTCAGTTGTCTTCACCGCTTCGATTTCGGGCAAAGCCTATGCCCGGCATGGCACGACCGTCGAGACGCGCCTGACCGTGTTCGACAAGGTGCCGCAGACGGTCGAGCCGCTAGCGTTTGCGCGCTGCGAAACCGCGGGCGAGCTGCTGGACCTTGTGGTTGAGCACTGCCCTGCCCGACTGGCAACGACGACTTCCTCGACAACGCCGCACCCGGCTCCGGCCGCCCCGGCATTGGCACAGATCCGCGCCAAGGCACGCGCGACCGTTAAAACCTCGACAGCGCATCCCCTGGACAACGCCGAGATCTGCGACGTCGCCTATCAGGCCCGCGACGACATCAGCGCTGGCGGTCAGGGCTCCGATGAAATCTATGAGCCCTACGAGGTTCAGACGATCGCGATCGATCACGCCAAGCCGCATCCTGGCGAACTGGTTCAGTCGGCCGCCATGGCGTCCGTACAGGCCCCGCTTCCTTCTTATCGGCCCCGCCTTCCAGCGCAGCTGATAGCCGATGGCGTCTTGTCAGCCCCTCAGCTCGAAACCGTGATCTATGCCGGCGAGGCCCATGAGACGTTTCTGAAAGGCACTTACGATGTGGTCGACGACTTTGCGTCGATCCAGCCGGCAAAGGTTGAAGCCAGCGCGTTTTCGGTCGAAGCGCTGCCGGAGGACGCCTCGAAGACCGTCCTGAAAAGCGCACGGTTCCGGCGCGGTTTCTTTCTCGGTGATGGGACCGGTTGCGGCAAGGGTCGACAGGTCGCGGCCGTCATTCTCGACAACTGGTTGAAGGGGCGCCGTAAGGCGCTGTGGATCTCGCGCAGCGACAAGCTCATCGAGGATGCCCGGCGTGACTGGCAGGCGCTCGGCGGCGTGGCCGCCGATATCATTCCGATTTCAAGTTTTCCGCAAGGACGGTCGATCCCTGATCAGCCGGGTATTCTGTTCGTGACCTATGCCACGCTTCGCAGCCAGGCCAGGCAGGACAAGAAAAGCCGCCTTGCGCAGATCCTCGACTGGATCGGTCATGACTTCGACGGTGTGATCGCGTTCGATGAAGCCCATGCAATGGCCAATGCCGTCAGCGCCAAAGGCGAGCGCGGCGAACGCAAGCCATCGGAGCAGGGTCGCGTTGGGCTTCTCCTGCAGAATGCCGTTCCGAGCGCGCGCGTGCTCTATGTGTCGGCGACCGGAGCCACAACGGTCAGCAATTTGGCCTATGCCTCACGGCTCGGCCTTTGGCAGACCGGCGACTTTCCGTTCAGCACGCGGGCCGATTTCATCGCCTCCATGGAAGACGGCGGGATCGCCGCCATGGAGGTGATTTCACGCGACCTGAAGGCGCTTGGCCTCTATACGGCTCGCCTGCTTTCGTTCAAGGATGTCGAGTATGAGATGCTCGTACATGAGCTGACCGAGGCACAGACCGAGATCTATGACGCCTATGCCAACGCGTATCAGATCATTCACCAGAACCTTGAGAAGGCGCTGGAAGCCGTCGGTATCACGGCGGACGGAGCAACGCTTAATCCGCGCGCCAAAAGCGCCGCGCGATCGGCGTTCGAGGGCAACAAACAGCGGTTCTTCAACCATCTGATCACCGCGATGAAATGCCCTTCGGTGTTGCGGGCGATCCAGGCGGACATCGATGATGGTCATGCGCCCGTCGTCCAGATCGTCTCGACCGGCGAGGCGCTGATGGAGCGCCGTATCGCGGAAATCCCGCCATCGGAGTGGAACGACCTCAATGTAGACGTGACGCCCCGCGAATATGTGCTGGACTATCTCAACAGCTCCTTTCCGACCCAGCTATTCGAAGCCTTCGAGGACGAGAACGGGGAACTGCGCTCCCGCCCGGTTCACGATGCAAACGGCAATCCGGTTGTCAGCCGGGAAGCGCTCGAAGCGCGTGATGAGCTCATCGAGCATCTTGGCGCCTTGCCTCCCGTTCAGTCGGCGCTTGACCAGATCATTTGCCATTTCGGGACCGAACAGGTGGCCGAAATCACCGGCCGCTCGCGCCGGATCGTCAAGACGCGCGACGGGCGCATGAAACTGGAGCGCCGTCCGGCATCGTCGAACTACTCCGAAACCGATGCGTTCATGGGCGACAGCAAGAAAATACTGGCATTCTCGGACGCCGGCGGGACCGGCCGTTCATATCATGCCGATCTTGCAGCGACGAATAGGCGCAAGCGTGTCCATTATCTGCTTGAAGCCGGATGGCGCGCGGATGCGGCCATTCAGGGGCTTGGACGCACGCACAGGACCAATCAGGCGCAACCGCCCTTGTTCCGCCCCTGTGCGACCAATGTGAAAGGCGAGAAGCGGTTCCTGTCCACGATCGCACGTCGCCTCGACAGTCTTGGCGCCATCACCAAAGGTCAGCGCCAGACTGGCGGTCAAAATATGTTCCGACCGGAAGACAATCTGGAGAGCGACTACGCCCGCGCTGCATTGCGCCGGTTCTTCAGCCAGCTCTATGCTGGCAAGATTCCGTCGTGCTCGCTGACGAAGTTCGAGGAGGTGACCGGTCTGGCGCTGACCGATCATGACGGGTCGCTACGCGAAACCCTGCCCCCGATCAGCCAGTTTCTCAACCGCTGCCTGGCGCTCACGATTGCCATGCAGAACACGGTGTTTGAAGCATTCACCCAAATCCTCGACGGGATCGTCGAAGAGGCGATTGAGGCTGGCACCTATGAGGTCGGCCTTGAGACGCTCACGGGTGAACGCTTCACCGTCAAAAAGCGCGTGCCGATCTACGAACACGGTCACAGCAAGACCGAGATCCTGACGATCGAGAGGCTGACCCGCAACAAACCGATGTCGCTCGACGATGCGCGCCGGTTTCTGGAGCGTCAGCCTGACGCCCAAGCCTATCTCGACAAGAAGACCGGCGACGCTGCCATTGTTATCCCATCGGCGACCTGGTTCACCGAAGCGGGCGATCCGATCCGGCGCGTGCAGTTGATCCAGCCGATGTTTAAAAAGGCGATGCACCGATCGACGCTGGCGGATTCCAGCTGGAAGCCGATCGATCGCGTTGCGTTCGAAAGGGCATGGGCAACCAAGGTTGAGACCATCCCCCAATTCGACACATCGACGATCACGATTGTCGCCGGCCTTCTGCTGCCGATCTGGCAGCACCTTCCACAGTCCAACACGCAGGTCTACCGCCTCACTGCCGAGGACGGAGAGCGTATCCTGGGCCGCATGCTGACCCATATCGATGCGGTCAATTTCGCGGCTCAGCTTGGCGTTTTGGATGCCATCAAGCTTGATCCCGAGGAGGTGCTGAAAGCCCTCCTCATTGGCAATGCCCAATTCACATTGTCCAATAAAATCAAGCTTCGGCGGTCGAAAGTGATGGATCGCCACCGCATCGAGATGCTAGACTTCAAACCGAGGGATTTGAAAGCTTTCAAGGCGCTTGGCTGCTACACGGAGACCATCGCATGGAAGACACGCCTTTTCGTTCCGGACGACGAAAGCGTTCTCGCAAAAGTGCTGGAAGGCACGAAAATCGTCGCAGTCAGGGAGAGGTGGACATGA
- a CDS encoding TetR/AcrR family transcriptional regulator, with product MTMPDATPKISAHDRLIQAAMILFYNHGIGGTGIDAIVERAGVAKKSLYNNFASKADLVNQYIEARHAEWLALYAAREATASHPKERILAVFDAYQDHAEHAYERGFRGCGLLNAAAELEAGDAGREAVRRHKEQVENIVAQHLSEIVPDDFHRVSSLAAHIAFLLEGAMTRAGLEGNSARVISARAMVSDMLKAL from the coding sequence ATGACCATGCCAGACGCCACACCGAAAATCAGTGCTCACGACCGCCTCATACAGGCCGCGATGATCCTATTCTACAATCATGGCATCGGCGGGACCGGCATAGACGCCATCGTGGAACGCGCGGGGGTGGCGAAAAAGAGCCTTTACAATAATTTCGCCTCGAAGGCTGATCTGGTGAACCAGTATATCGAAGCGAGGCATGCGGAATGGCTGGCACTTTACGCTGCGCGAGAAGCTACGGCATCCCATCCGAAAGAACGCATCCTAGCCGTCTTTGACGCCTATCAGGATCACGCTGAACACGCCTATGAGCGTGGATTTCGCGGGTGTGGGCTGTTAAATGCGGCGGCCGAACTTGAGGCGGGCGATGCCGGTCGCGAGGCCGTTCGGCGGCACAAGGAACAGGTAGAAAACATCGTCGCTCAACATCTTTCCGAGATTGTACCGGATGACTTTCACCGTGTGTCAAGCCTTGCAGCACACATCGCCTTCTTGCTGGAAGGTGCTATGACGCGGGCGGGGCTTGAGGGCAACAGTGCAAGGGTCATATCGGCACGGGCCATGGTGTCCGACATGCTGAAGGCGCTTTGA
- a CDS encoding HigA family addiction module antidote protein, which translates to MARNPDRCPSHPGELLRETVIPATGKSISEIARLLGISRQQLHAILAERKPVSPEVAVRLGKLFGNGAGLWLRMQSAYDTWHAERTVDVSSIPTLDTAA; encoded by the coding sequence ATGGCCCGCAATCCTGACCGCTGCCCGTCGCATCCGGGCGAATTGTTGCGTGAAACCGTTATCCCGGCCACGGGCAAGTCCATCAGCGAGATCGCCCGTCTTCTTGGCATATCGCGTCAGCAGCTCCATGCCATCCTGGCAGAGCGAAAACCGGTCAGCCCTGAAGTTGCTGTTCGACTTGGCAAACTGTTCGGTAATGGCGCCGGCCTCTGGCTGCGCATGCAGAGTGCCTATGATACCTGGCACGCCGAACGCACCGTCGACGTATCCAGCATTCCGACGCTCGATACGGCAGCATAG
- a CDS encoding type II toxin-antitoxin system VapC family toxin, translating to MSRLYMLDTNIVSDLARNPAGAVVGHIADVGQDMICVSIITAAELCYGCERKGSAKLTAQVEAILGGMQILALDAPAHARYGRIRAGLEAAGTPIGPNDLLIAAHALAVDAVLVTANTREFLRVPGLEVENWIA from the coding sequence TTGAGCCGCCTTTACATGCTCGACACGAATATCGTGTCGGATCTCGCGCGTAATCCGGCCGGCGCCGTCGTCGGCCATATCGCTGATGTCGGGCAGGATATGATCTGCGTCAGCATTATCACCGCGGCTGAGCTATGCTATGGCTGCGAACGCAAGGGGTCTGCCAAGCTGACAGCCCAGGTCGAGGCCATTCTTGGCGGCATGCAAATACTCGCATTGGATGCGCCAGCACATGCCCGGTACGGCCGCATCAGAGCAGGCCTCGAAGCAGCCGGTACGCCCATCGGTCCAAATGATCTTCTGATTGCAGCCCATGCCTTGGCTGTCGATGCTGTTCTGGTGACAGCCAATACGCGCGAGTTTTTGCGAGTGCCCGGCCTCGAGGTTGAGAACTGGATAGCATGA
- a CDS encoding ParB N-terminal domain-containing protein — MKEQKTTETLILPAVSVSLIDRARVQRSPVAGLPKGEKVFPPGRYRRTAMTSNAIKIIPVRQLALSPLNVRKTEAGAAADAELKASIKADGGIKQNLLVYPAGKNKFLVHGGGRRLKQLQVLIDEGALPAETAVPCKVETEKQAIISSTTENVVRANMHPADQYEAFAAMIEKGFRTTEIANQFGVTENLVQRRLKLAEVDPVLLTAFRNDELSLDALTAFTICKDRSRQVEIFEQLKSTYHGINAYQVRHLATEDEVSASDNVAQFVGVDAYTAAGGTVRRDLFSEADNVVLEDVALLHRLATEALNAEAEKLTGKWKWVDVHLSVTYDQYMRYGREYPLPVEPAPEDQAKLDALNGEIEEMEEIGEEAWTDEVQARWDQLHNDLEALSADVKRSEYTDEQRARAGCVVSIDHRGALRVETGLVHPDDKRQQIRSGGSETMSAEEKRKEAGVSNSLSADLRAIRHQNLQAHLASDYQTAFDAMLYSMIVRLPIAYAAAPIDISMRQAEVFKSREYLEDTIAAAMLEEIKNTLDLSWISLESPQDFITMSALPMEKKQALFAWATAQAVQQQLANDDHSSPVLEEIGRRCSTDVANCWRPDAKNYWSRVPKKHALSVAAEVIGQKWADERRDFKKDALAASMEAAFREGADERVGIDPETARRTARWLPDGMAFESSDEQPQGEVENPKPDVLPAFLKAAAE; from the coding sequence ATGAAAGAACAAAAAACAACCGAAACGTTGATTTTGCCAGCTGTGTCGGTTTCACTGATCGATAGAGCAAGAGTTCAGCGAAGCCCGGTTGCCGGGCTTCCAAAAGGAGAGAAAGTCTTTCCTCCCGGCCGATACCGGAGAACAGCAATGACCTCGAACGCCATCAAGATCATCCCCGTCAGGCAGCTCGCGCTCAGCCCGCTCAACGTTCGCAAGACCGAGGCCGGCGCAGCCGCCGACGCGGAACTGAAAGCCTCGATTAAGGCCGACGGCGGCATCAAGCAAAACCTGCTCGTCTATCCCGCAGGCAAGAACAAGTTCCTGGTTCATGGCGGCGGTCGTCGGCTGAAGCAGCTGCAGGTGCTGATCGACGAAGGCGCATTGCCGGCCGAAACGGCTGTACCCTGCAAGGTCGAGACCGAAAAGCAGGCTATCATCAGCTCGACCACGGAAAACGTCGTGCGTGCCAATATGCACCCCGCTGACCAGTATGAAGCCTTCGCGGCGATGATCGAAAAGGGCTTTAGGACCACCGAAATCGCCAATCAGTTCGGCGTGACCGAAAACCTCGTGCAGCGCCGCCTCAAACTGGCCGAGGTCGATCCGGTTCTTCTCACTGCTTTCCGCAACGACGAGCTCTCCCTGGACGCGCTGACGGCGTTCACGATCTGCAAGGACCGGAGCCGGCAGGTCGAGATCTTCGAGCAGCTCAAGTCTACCTATCACGGCATCAACGCCTATCAGGTTCGCCACCTGGCTACGGAGGACGAAGTGTCGGCGAGCGATAATGTCGCCCAATTTGTCGGCGTCGATGCTTACACGGCTGCCGGGGGAACGGTGCGCAGGGATCTGTTTTCCGAAGCTGACAACGTTGTTCTTGAAGATGTTGCATTGTTGCATCGTCTGGCGACCGAGGCATTGAACGCCGAGGCGGAGAAGCTGACGGGAAAGTGGAAATGGGTCGATGTGCATCTGTCGGTCACCTATGACCAGTATATGCGCTATGGTCGCGAATACCCGCTCCCCGTCGAGCCGGCCCCCGAGGATCAGGCCAAGCTCGATGCCTTGAACGGCGAGATCGAGGAGATGGAGGAGATCGGCGAGGAGGCTTGGACCGACGAGGTGCAGGCGCGCTGGGATCAACTCCATAACGATCTGGAGGCGCTATCCGCAGACGTGAAGCGGTCGGAATACACCGATGAACAGCGCGCCCGGGCAGGCTGCGTTGTGTCCATCGATCACCGCGGGGCGTTGAGGGTTGAGACCGGTCTGGTGCATCCGGACGACAAGCGGCAGCAGATTCGCTCCGGCGGCTCTGAAACGATGTCGGCCGAGGAAAAACGCAAGGAGGCCGGCGTGTCGAATTCGCTTTCGGCGGATCTGCGTGCGATCCGGCATCAGAACCTACAGGCCCACCTTGCCAGCGACTATCAAACTGCCTTCGACGCGATGCTCTATTCGATGATCGTCCGCCTGCCCATCGCCTATGCCGCCGCGCCGATCGATATCTCGATGCGTCAGGCGGAGGTCTTCAAGAGCCGTGAATATCTGGAGGATACGATCGCGGCTGCCATGCTTGAGGAAATCAAGAACACGCTCGACCTGTCGTGGATCTCGCTCGAAAGTCCGCAGGACTTCATCACGATGTCGGCTCTGCCGATGGAAAAGAAGCAGGCGCTGTTCGCCTGGGCGACGGCGCAGGCTGTTCAGCAGCAATTGGCCAACGATGACCATAGCTCGCCGGTTCTTGAGGAGATCGGCCGCCGTTGCAGCACTGATGTTGCAAATTGCTGGCGTCCGGACGCGAAAAACTACTGGTCGCGCGTCCCGAAAAAGCATGCCCTTTCCGTCGCCGCGGAAGTTATCGGTCAGAAGTGGGCCGATGAGCGCCGCGACTTCAAGAAAGACGCGCTCGCCGCCTCGATGGAAGCGGCTTTCCGGGAGGGCGCTGACGAACGGGTCGGCATCGATCCGGAAACGGCCAGGCGCACCGCGCGCTGGCTGCCCGACGGCATGGCCTTCGAAAGTTCTGATGAGCAGCCGCAGGGCGAGGTCGAAAACCCGAAGCCCGATGTGCTGCCGGCGTTCCTGAAAGCCGCCGCTGAATAG